In Deltaproteobacteria bacterium, the following proteins share a genomic window:
- a CDS encoding thioredoxin family protein: MAHQPKAAPLALGSVAPGWTLSATDGREYALPRDHGAKGTVVFFTCNHCPYVKAYDARINALAKEFAPKGIAFFGINANDVEAYPDDSFAKMQEKSRAQALPYTYLRDDTQQAALDYGAGCTPEFFCFNAQLRLVYTGRLDDNMEEPKQVQHPYLRDAITAVLAGTTPPTQQSHAIGCSVKWKG, translated from the coding sequence ATGGCTCATCAACCGAAAGCGGCGCCGTTGGCGCTGGGGAGTGTCGCGCCGGGCTGGACGTTGTCCGCGACCGACGGGCGCGAATATGCGCTGCCGCGTGACCACGGGGCGAAGGGCACCGTAGTGTTTTTCACCTGTAACCACTGCCCGTACGTGAAGGCCTACGACGCGCGCATCAATGCACTCGCGAAGGAATTCGCGCCCAAAGGTATTGCGTTCTTCGGGATCAACGCGAACGATGTGGAGGCGTATCCGGATGACAGCTTTGCCAAGATGCAGGAAAAAAGCCGCGCGCAGGCGCTGCCTTACACATATCTGCGCGACGACACGCAGCAGGCCGCACTCGATTACGGCGCCGGCTGCACGCCGGAATTTTTCTGCTTCAACGCGCAACTCCGTCTGGTCTACACCGGCCGGCTCGACGACAACATGGAAGAGCCGAAGCAAGTCCAACACCCGTATCTGCGCGACGCGATCACGGCCGTGCTGGCCGGCACGACGCCGCCGACGCAACAGTCGCACGCGATCGGCTGCTCGGTGAAGTGGAAGGGGTAG